A single window of Streptomyces sp. NBC_00464 DNA harbors:
- a CDS encoding nitrilase-related carbon-nitrogen hydrolase has translation MRVAAVQFAVGQDVSANLAGCLRMIDQAAAEGADLVVLPGFCNHLSWYDDRDHARRMACWLGDAFLTAVAEGRAPAHPRRLRASSSPT, from the coding sequence GTGAGGGTTGCCGCTGTCCAGTTCGCCGTCGGTCAGGACGTGTCCGCGAACCTCGCGGGCTGCCTGCGGATGATCGACCAGGCCGCCGCCGAGGGCGCGGATCTGGTGGTCCTGCCGGGTTTCTGCAACCACCTGTCGTGGTACGACGACCGCGACCACGCCCGGCGCATGGCCTGCTGGCTCGGCGACGCGTTCCTGACCGCGGTCGCGGAAGGCCGGGCACCCGCGCATCCGCGTCGACTCCGCGCATCGTCTTCGCCGACGTGA